In Flavobacterium sp. CS20, a single window of DNA contains:
- a CDS encoding HU family DNA-binding protein — protein sequence MVTFKTVQKVNPQDVAAPRKFYAQVKTSGRTDLNRLAFLISNQSTVRKADCLAVLEAFVHNMSDELSQGHIVYLGDLGSFRVSLSSEGFDLEEDVSSNAIKDSKILFRPGKRFRDLLKTLEFKKVD from the coding sequence ATGGTAACATTTAAAACCGTTCAAAAGGTGAACCCACAAGATGTGGCGGCACCACGCAAGTTTTACGCCCAGGTCAAAACAAGTGGGCGTACAGATCTGAATCGATTGGCATTTTTAATTTCCAATCAATCAACAGTTCGTAAGGCAGATTGCCTTGCTGTACTGGAAGCATTTGTCCACAACATGTCTGACGAGCTCAGCCAAGGACATATTGTGTATCTAGGAGACTTAGGCTCTTTTCGCGTCAGCCTTAGCTCAGAAGGTTTCGACCTTGAAGAAGATGTGAGCTCAAACGCCATAAAGGACTCTAAAATTTTGTTTAGACCTGGCAAGAGATTCCGTGATTTGCTTAAAACTTTAGAATTCAAAAAAGTGGATTAG
- a CDS encoding M42 family metallopeptidase, with translation MNKKSLEFLEQYLNNASPTGYESEGQKLWMEYLKPYVDEFITDIYGTAVGVINPEAKYKVVIEGHADEISWYVNYITDEGLIYVIRNGGSDHQIATSKRVNIHTKNGIVKGVFGWPAIHTRDKSNEKAPQLDNICIDVGCSNKEEVEKLGVHVGCVITYPDEFFVLNKDKFVCRGLDNRMGGFMIVEVAKKLKENKIELPFGLYITNSVQEEIGLRGAEMITQNIKPNVAIVTDVCHDTTTPMIDKKKEGLTKIGDNPVISYAPAVQNNLRELLIETAEKNNIPFQRMATSRMTGTDTDAFAYSNGGVASALISLPLRYMHTTVEMVHQKDVEAVIELIYHSLLNIKEGDDFSYFKN, from the coding sequence ATGAATAAAAAATCACTTGAATTTTTAGAACAATACTTAAACAACGCATCTCCAACTGGTTATGAGTCTGAAGGACAAAAACTTTGGATGGAGTATTTAAAACCTTATGTCGATGAGTTTATCACAGATATTTATGGCACAGCTGTTGGTGTAATCAATCCAGAAGCCAAATACAAAGTTGTTATAGAAGGTCATGCTGACGAAATTTCTTGGTATGTCAACTATATAACCGATGAAGGTTTGATTTACGTCATCAGAAATGGCGGTAGCGACCATCAAATAGCGACTTCAAAACGTGTTAATATCCATACAAAAAACGGTATAGTTAAAGGTGTTTTTGGTTGGCCTGCAATTCACACCCGAGATAAATCTAACGAAAAAGCACCACAACTTGATAACATTTGTATTGATGTAGGCTGTTCTAATAAGGAAGAAGTAGAAAAACTTGGCGTTCATGTAGGTTGTGTGATTACTTATCCCGATGAATTTTTTGTACTTAACAAAGATAAATTTGTGTGTAGAGGTTTAGATAACCGCATGGGCGGATTTATGATAGTTGAAGTAGCTAAAAAACTAAAAGAAAACAAAATTGAACTTCCTTTTGGTCTTTATATCACCAATTCGGTTCAAGAAGAAATAGGTTTACGCGGTGCTGAAATGATTACTCAAAACATCAAACCCAACGTGGCTATTGTTACCGATGTGTGTCATGACACCACAACCCCTATGATTGATAAAAAGAAAGAAGGATTAACCAAGATAGGTGATAATCCAGTGATCAGTTATGCTCCGGCAGTTCAAAATAACTTAAGAGAATTGTTGATTGAAACGGCTGAAAAAAATAACATTCCATTTCAACGCATGGCGACAAGCCGAATGACTGGTACAGATACCGATGCCTTTGCTTACAGTAATGGCGGTGTAGCTTCAGCTTTAATTTCTTTACCTTTAAGATACATGCATACTACGGTAGAAATGGTACATCAAAAAGATGTAGAAGCCGTGATTGAACTCATTTACCATTCTTTACTTAACATTAAAGAAGGTGATGATTTTAGTTATTTTAAAAATTAA
- a CDS encoding DUF4294 domain-containing protein has protein sequence MKIKLFIVLIWCGVYQVINAQVEDYSPTSAPKKMIIIERDSLVVNEITLDEVIVFQPLKFDSKSEMRNYLILRRKTRKVCTYAVLVADRLEKLNARLETLDSKRKKRRYTKRIQKYIEGKFTDQLKKLTKTEGQILVKLMHRQTGITTFDLVKELKSGWRAFWYNTTASLFNISLKEEYNPYEVKEDYLIEDILQRSFKDGVLEKHEPAFEIDYLDLLELWQNNKSHPKEKVD, from the coding sequence ATGAAAATTAAATTATTTATCGTTTTGATTTGGTGTGGTGTTTATCAAGTTATAAATGCACAGGTAGAGGATTACTCACCAACTTCTGCACCTAAAAAAATGATTATTATTGAACGCGACTCTTTAGTGGTTAATGAAATCACTTTAGACGAAGTTATAGTGTTTCAACCTTTAAAGTTTGACTCCAAATCTGAAATGCGAAATTATCTGATTTTGAGAAGAAAGACTAGAAAGGTTTGTACTTATGCTGTTTTGGTCGCTGATAGACTTGAAAAACTCAATGCTAGATTAGAAACATTAGACTCTAAACGAAAAAAAAGACGCTATACTAAACGTATTCAAAAGTATATTGAAGGCAAGTTTACCGATCAGTTAAAAAAGCTTACCAAAACTGAAGGACAAATATTGGTTAAACTCATGCACAGACAAACGGGCATTACTACTTTTGATTTGGTTAAAGAACTAAAAAGTGGATGGCGTGCGTTTTGGTACAATACCACGGCAAGTTTGTTTAATATTTCACTTAAAGAAGAATACAATCCTTATGAGGTGAAAGAAGACTACCTTATCGAAGATATTTTGCAACGCTCTTTTAAAGATGGTGTTTTAGAAAAACACGAGCCTGCTTTTGAAATTGATTATTTGGATCTCTTAGAGCTATGGCAAAACAACAAATCACATCCCAAAGAAAAAGTTGATTAA